One genomic window of Polyangium aurulentum includes the following:
- a CDS encoding serine/threonine-protein kinase, whose protein sequence is MAGRFELVRLAGSGGMGEVYRSIDRTTGRPAAVKLLVDRQGGDAERFEREARILAGLSHPGIVRHLAHGALPSGARWLAMEWIEGEDLSRVLGRRQKLHLEEVLALGRAVAETLGFAHARGVVHRDLKPSNIHLVEGNLARPKVLDFGVAKLGRATELTRTGVLVGTPGYMAPEQARGDPGIDARADVFSLGCLLFECLTGEPAWKGDRVVAILTRILFENPPRLRTRCPELPGELEALVLRMLHKDPDARPRDGAAVADALAAIEGTTPEPLSRPAAEWRRPAALTATEQRPVAVLLIGPAPGTGPVTFGVDTTVVVFPDAELRREARALGAHCEALLDGSLALWIAGRGMATDLAARAARVALALCDKAPGRPIALAVGRAALTGQMPLGDAIDRAARTLSRHDALQRPPGGPIAVDTGTAGLLDARFDVREEGDGALLYGERPQIEGARTLLGHPTLCVGRDRELRLLEQIWDDCAEEPLAQAVLISAPAGAGKSRLLHELIGKLYRRARPPSVWIGRGDPLRAGSALGMLAQVLRGVTGILEGEPLERRREKLTARVARHLPPEAQRRVTEFLGEIVGAHFPDDASAPLNAARKDPQLMSDQLGRAFIEFLQSECSSSPVLLVLEDLHWGDLSSVRLVDEALRALEDAPLLVLALARPEIVELFPRIWAERRLQSIHLKELGTKASERLVRHVLGNAVDARTTERIVSLAQGNAFYLEELIRAAAEGRSEAMPETVVAMVQSRLGALADEDRRILRAASIFGENFWRGGVLALLGEPEREREIRERLANLVAEELCAPRRDSRFPGEDELSFRHALLREGAYAMLTEEDRALGHALAGAWLEACGESDPLVLAEHFERGGEGLRAGAHYLRASEVANRAGDSGAARARARQGLACEVTPELRARLLGVLCESTMWHTESAHDVLAEAEEVLGLAEAGSAPWLQGACAKLMGSLYAGDMVGFSTTISAIEEVEPDPEAAGTWVLCLIAATYVPDHIGWVRRSDALLARRIALAEILGTREPTVPAWAHILLGVRDAYAKEDPWSALQHAQAADELSRACAQSRLSAIARVLVGMSQWYLGATRQAEETFATVTLRDEEVGYGSSVRPFVRALLLAEGNAIDEAQQVALELVERGRARKLPLEEGRGKWALAEALRRGEDHAGAVRAIESAIEIFRTGVLLDLPGALGTLAALRLAEGKAEEALATAEEGMALYATIGACGMFRGAALRLTHAECLAAAGRREEAQAAIKRAVEQLEAIAGKIPDAKYRTSFLQDVPENRRTMELGRGSTP, encoded by the coding sequence GTGGCTGGACGCTTCGAGCTGGTGCGCCTCGCCGGCTCGGGCGGCATGGGCGAGGTCTACCGCAGCATCGATCGAACCACGGGCAGGCCGGCCGCAGTGAAGCTGCTCGTCGATCGCCAAGGCGGCGACGCGGAACGGTTCGAGCGCGAGGCGCGGATCCTGGCCGGTTTGTCGCACCCAGGCATCGTGCGACACCTGGCCCACGGGGCGCTGCCGTCCGGCGCTCGCTGGCTGGCGATGGAATGGATCGAGGGCGAAGATCTGTCGCGCGTACTCGGACGACGGCAAAAGCTGCACCTCGAAGAGGTCCTCGCCCTCGGACGCGCAGTGGCCGAAACACTCGGGTTCGCCCACGCTCGCGGGGTGGTCCATCGCGACCTCAAGCCAAGCAACATCCACCTCGTCGAAGGCAACCTGGCTCGCCCCAAGGTGCTCGATTTCGGTGTCGCCAAGCTGGGAAGGGCGACGGAGCTGACCCGCACGGGTGTGCTCGTGGGAACACCCGGATACATGGCCCCCGAGCAGGCACGAGGTGACCCGGGGATCGACGCGCGCGCAGACGTGTTCTCGCTCGGGTGCCTGCTGTTCGAGTGCCTCACCGGCGAGCCTGCGTGGAAGGGGGACCGTGTTGTGGCGATCCTCACTCGGATCCTGTTCGAAAACCCTCCCAGGTTGCGTACGCGGTGTCCTGAATTACCGGGGGAGCTGGAGGCGCTGGTGCTGCGCATGCTCCACAAGGACCCGGACGCGCGCCCCAGGGACGGCGCAGCCGTGGCCGATGCGCTCGCGGCCATCGAGGGCACAACACCCGAGCCCCTCTCACGCCCCGCAGCCGAATGGCGACGCCCAGCAGCCCTCACCGCCACCGAACAGCGCCCCGTCGCCGTGCTGCTGATCGGCCCTGCCCCAGGCACAGGCCCCGTCACCTTCGGCGTGGACACGACCGTCGTGGTCTTCCCCGACGCCGAGCTGCGCCGCGAAGCCCGCGCCCTCGGCGCCCATTGCGAAGCGCTGCTCGACGGCTCACTCGCCCTCTGGATAGCCGGCCGCGGCATGGCCACCGACCTCGCCGCACGCGCCGCACGCGTGGCCCTCGCCCTCTGCGACAAAGCCCCCGGCCGCCCCATTGCCCTCGCAGTCGGCCGCGCCGCCCTCACCGGCCAGATGCCCCTCGGCGACGCAATCGACCGAGCCGCACGCACGCTGTCACGCCACGACGCCCTCCAGCGCCCCCCCGGCGGCCCCATCGCCGTCGACACCGGCACCGCAGGCCTGCTCGACGCGCGCTTCGACGTACGCGAGGAGGGCGACGGCGCACTTCTTTATGGCGAACGCCCGCAAATCGAAGGCGCACGCACGCTGCTCGGCCACCCAACGCTCTGCGTAGGCCGCGACCGCGAGCTGCGCCTGCTCGAGCAGATCTGGGACGACTGCGCAGAGGAGCCGCTCGCCCAGGCCGTTCTCATCAGCGCGCCCGCAGGCGCAGGCAAGTCGCGCCTCTTGCACGAGCTCATCGGCAAGCTCTACCGGCGCGCCCGGCCGCCTTCGGTGTGGATCGGGCGTGGTGACCCGCTGCGCGCAGGCTCGGCCCTCGGCATGCTCGCCCAGGTCCTGCGCGGCGTGACGGGAATCCTCGAAGGCGAGCCGCTCGAACGGCGCCGCGAAAAGCTCACAGCGCGCGTGGCGCGACACCTGCCACCAGAAGCACAACGGCGCGTGACAGAGTTCCTGGGAGAGATCGTCGGCGCCCATTTCCCGGACGACGCGAGCGCACCGCTCAACGCCGCACGCAAGGACCCGCAGCTCATGAGCGACCAGCTCGGACGCGCGTTCATCGAATTCTTGCAATCCGAGTGCTCATCCAGCCCGGTGCTGCTCGTGCTCGAAGACCTGCACTGGGGCGACCTCTCCAGCGTGCGGCTTGTCGATGAAGCCCTGCGCGCTCTCGAAGACGCGCCGCTGCTGGTGCTCGCCCTCGCACGTCCGGAGATCGTCGAGCTCTTCCCCAGAATCTGGGCCGAACGCCGCCTGCAGTCGATCCACCTGAAAGAGCTCGGCACCAAGGCGAGCGAGAGGCTCGTGAGACACGTGCTCGGCAACGCCGTCGACGCCCGCACGACCGAGCGCATCGTGTCGCTCGCCCAGGGAAATGCGTTTTACCTGGAAGAGCTGATCCGCGCCGCCGCCGAAGGGCGAAGCGAGGCCATGCCAGAGACCGTGGTTGCCATGGTGCAGTCACGCCTCGGCGCCCTCGCAGACGAGGATCGGCGCATCCTGCGCGCCGCAAGCATCTTCGGAGAGAACTTCTGGAGGGGCGGCGTGCTGGCGCTGCTCGGAGAGCCAGAGCGGGAAAGGGAAATCCGCGAGCGGCTCGCCAACCTGGTCGCGGAAGAACTCTGTGCGCCACGCCGCGATAGCCGATTCCCGGGCGAAGATGAGCTGTCGTTCCGTCACGCACTGCTGCGCGAGGGCGCGTATGCGATGCTCACGGAAGAGGACCGTGCCCTCGGGCATGCACTTGCCGGCGCGTGGCTCGAAGCGTGTGGAGAGAGCGATCCGCTGGTCCTCGCCGAGCATTTCGAGCGCGGTGGTGAGGGCTTGCGCGCTGGGGCGCATTACCTAAGAGCGTCCGAGGTTGCGAACCGTGCGGGGGATTCGGGGGCGGCGAGGGCACGGGCGCGCCAGGGCCTCGCATGCGAGGTAACCCCGGAGCTCCGTGCGCGATTGCTCGGGGTGCTTTGTGAGTCGACCATGTGGCACACCGAAAGCGCGCACGACGTGCTCGCAGAGGCCGAAGAGGTACTCGGGCTGGCCGAAGCAGGAAGCGCACCGTGGTTGCAGGGCGCATGCGCAAAGCTCATGGGCAGCCTGTACGCAGGCGACATGGTTGGGTTCTCCACGACCATCAGCGCGATCGAGGAGGTCGAGCCCGACCCCGAAGCCGCCGGAACCTGGGTGCTGTGCTTGATCGCCGCGACATACGTACCGGACCACATCGGCTGGGTGCGTCGCTCGGACGCGCTGCTCGCGCGGAGAATCGCGCTCGCCGAGATACTCGGGACCCGAGAGCCAACCGTTCCGGCCTGGGCTCACATCCTGCTCGGCGTACGGGACGCCTACGCCAAAGAGGACCCCTGGAGCGCGCTTCAGCACGCGCAAGCCGCAGACGAGCTGTCGCGCGCATGCGCACAATCGCGGTTGAGCGCAATCGCACGCGTGCTCGTGGGCATGAGCCAGTGGTATCTCGGAGCGACGCGCCAGGCCGAAGAAACATTCGCCACAGTGACGCTGCGCGACGAGGAAGTCGGTTACGGTTCGTCTGTACGGCCATTCGTACGCGCGCTGCTGCTGGCAGAGGGAAACGCGATCGACGAAGCGCAGCAGGTTGCGCTGGAGCTCGTCGAGCGCGGACGCGCCCGGAAGTTGCCCCTGGAGGAGGGCCGCGGAAAATGGGCGCTCGCCGAGGCGCTGCGGCGAGGAGAAGATCACGCAGGGGCGGTTCGGGCCATCGAGTCGGCTATCGAAATTTTTCGGACGGGCGTGCTGCTCGATTTGCCAGGAGCGCTGGGTACGCTGGCAGCATTGCGCTTAGCCGAGGGGAAGGCTGAGGAGGCGCTCGCGACCGCTGAAGAAGGGATGGCGCTGTACGCCACGATCGGCGCGTGCGGGATGTTCCGGGGCGCAGCGCTGCGACTCACCCACGCAGAATGCCTGGCTGCCGCTGGCCGGCGCGAGGAGGCGCAGGCGGCGATCAAGAGGGCGGTGGAGCAGCTCGAGGCGATTGCTGGAAAGATCCCGGATGCCAAGTACCGAACGAGCTTCCTCCAGGACGTGCCCGAGAACCGGCGGACGATGGAACTCGGGCGTGGATCGACCCCGTGA
- a CDS encoding gluconolactonase, protein MGPMLDCANLLAGPFTPNQVISAFGGSEDIAFDGKGHIAGKSAGSIVLVDSTGVVTSTVAMNVPQAYGLRYRPDGLLVVALPQNGKVITISPDGTVTDLVTGLAGPNGIYADLEGNVWLTEIQGDRVSRIAPDKTITVVASGQAANSANGIVVDSLRSLVFYTDYGAGKVRRLDMSQPGAAPEDVVTIDGTKLDGMALDACGNIYVVDQGGSRLFRVRLDASGAAKGPAELLAEFPENVANAQFGSGPGFEPTMLYAAGNPGVVYAVPVGVPGAPVPTVP, encoded by the coding sequence ATGGGCCCCATGCTCGATTGCGCGAACTTGTTGGCGGGGCCCTTCACGCCCAATCAAGTCATCAGTGCCTTCGGGGGCAGTGAAGACATCGCATTCGATGGGAAGGGGCATATTGCTGGCAAGAGTGCGGGCTCTATTGTGCTGGTCGATTCGACGGGGGTGGTCACGAGCACAGTGGCCATGAATGTCCCGCAGGCCTATGGTCTCCGCTACCGGCCGGATGGGCTCCTCGTGGTGGCTTTGCCACAGAATGGAAAGGTCATCACGATATCGCCCGATGGCACGGTCACCGACCTCGTGACTGGTCTTGCAGGGCCCAATGGGATCTACGCAGATCTCGAGGGAAACGTCTGGTTGACAGAGATCCAGGGCGATAGGGTTAGTCGGATTGCACCCGACAAGACGATCACGGTGGTGGCGAGCGGACAGGCCGCAAATTCGGCGAATGGAATCGTCGTGGATTCTTTGCGCTCGCTGGTTTTTTACACGGATTACGGGGCGGGGAAAGTGCGACGGCTCGATATGAGCCAGCCTGGAGCTGCGCCGGAGGATGTGGTGACGATTGATGGCACGAAGCTCGATGGGATGGCCCTTGACGCTTGCGGTAACATCTATGTTGTCGATCAGGGAGGATCCCGTCTGTTTCGGGTTCGCCTCGATGCGTCAGGGGCTGCGAAGGGGCCGGCCGAGTTGCTCGCTGAGTTCCCGGAAAACGTAGCGAATGCACAATTCGGTTCGGGTCCGGGGTTCGAGCCCACGATGCTCTATGCGGCTGGCAACCCGGGTGTCGTGTATGCGGTGCCTGTGGGAGTGCCTGGAGCGCCGGTGCCTACAGTGCCCTGA
- a CDS encoding transposase — translation MSQPRRIVPGATYLLTRRSLRRHLLFRPDAAITRIIIYALAVSAERHGIRVHALCAMSTHVHLVVTDVRGVLPRFLQSFHRLIALGTKALRAWEGAVWDHEPTSVVHLLTREAVVEKIAYTLANPVLAGIVRHAQEWPGAKVRVGELGRAELRAKRPEVYFKSNNPQWPDEATVLLALPPEVESDRADRFRSDVAAELERQEARAHAEVRRRGLRFMGAERACKVSPYDRASSPEPLRGRNPTFAVGRGRTDAGMRAIAAVRAFRAAYRGAIDRWRSGVRDAVFPVGTWLMRVLHGASVDDIDIASAA, via the coding sequence ATGAGTCAGCCCCGTAGGATCGTTCCTGGAGCCACCTATTTACTGACCCGCAGATCTCTACGCAGGCACCTACTTTTTCGTCCCGACGCGGCGATCACGAGGATCATCATCTATGCGCTCGCAGTCTCGGCCGAACGTCATGGCATCCGCGTGCATGCGCTTTGCGCAATGTCTACCCACGTACACCTCGTCGTTACCGATGTGCGAGGCGTCCTGCCGCGCTTCTTGCAGTCCTTTCATCGCCTGATTGCACTCGGAACGAAGGCGCTGCGCGCGTGGGAAGGAGCTGTCTGGGACCACGAGCCAACGAGCGTTGTGCATTTATTGACGCGAGAAGCTGTCGTGGAAAAGATCGCGTACACTCTAGCAAATCCCGTGCTTGCTGGCATCGTGCGACATGCGCAGGAATGGCCAGGGGCAAAAGTGCGCGTCGGCGAACTCGGTCGCGCCGAATTACGGGCGAAGCGGCCCGAGGTGTATTTCAAGTCAAACAATCCTCAATGGCCAGATGAAGCGACGGTTCTGCTCGCTCTTCCACCGGAGGTCGAATCGGACCGAGCCGATCGATTCCGGAGCGATGTCGCCGCAGAGCTGGAGCGTCAGGAAGCGCGGGCGCACGCGGAAGTGCGTCGTCGTGGTCTTCGCTTCATGGGCGCCGAGCGCGCGTGCAAAGTTTCACCCTACGATCGCGCGTCGAGCCCCGAACCATTGCGCGGTCGCAATCCGACATTCGCGGTCGGTCGCGGACGAACAGACGCAGGGATGCGCGCCATTGCTGCCGTACGAGCCTTTCGCGCGGCATACCGGGGCGCCATCGATCGGTGGCGTTCAGGTGTACGCGATGCTGTTTTCCCCGTCGGAACATGGCTGATGCGCGTACTCCACGGCGCGTCTGTCGATGACATCGACATCGCGTCCGCTGCGTAG
- a CDS encoding DUF418 domain-containing protein, translated as MYTAHILWSGPWLARFRYGPVEWLWRSLTYGKAQPMRVVQPASASPLTSIR; from the coding sequence ATCTACACTGCGCACATTCTCTGGAGCGGTCCCTGGCTCGCGCGCTTCCGTTATGGTCCGGTCGAATGGCTCTGGCGATCGCTCACCTACGGCAAGGCGCAGCCCATGCGCGTGGTGCAACCAGCATCGGCCAGCCCCCTCACATCGATCAGGTGA
- a CDS encoding 1-aminocyclopropane-1-carboxylate deaminase/D-cysteine desulfhydrase produces the protein MRAYPGLAARVPRVPLALLPTPVERASRLGQPGLASLYIKRDDQSGALHGGGKTRKLEFLLAEAQRAGARAVVTFGGAGSNHAVATALYASHVGLHTILMLAAQPGSDHVRENLLAMRRAGAEIRLVPGVAEAEARARRLWARSAPGEAPFVLPAGGTSPLGNLAYINAALELAEQVGAGQMPVPDALYVAMGTMGCVVGLAIGLKLAGLRTKVVAVRASSPETSSEARLFALIDSTVAYARGLDPAFPAVRLSRSDVEIAGAYLGRGYAQPTAAGLSAIALARETEGLSLEPTYTGKALAALLASAEALRGKVVLFWNTHNGRPLQTDGVDPRSLPSSFWHYFER, from the coding sequence ATGCGCGCTTACCCGGGGCTTGCAGCTCGGGTTCCTCGCGTCCCCCTCGCCCTCTTGCCCACCCCGGTCGAGCGGGCGTCTCGTCTCGGCCAGCCGGGCCTGGCGTCTCTGTATATCAAACGCGATGATCAGAGCGGGGCGCTGCACGGAGGGGGAAAGACGCGCAAGCTCGAGTTCCTGCTTGCCGAGGCGCAGCGGGCGGGCGCGCGGGCCGTCGTCACCTTCGGCGGAGCTGGGTCCAACCACGCGGTAGCGACGGCACTGTACGCGTCCCACGTTGGTCTTCACACCATTCTCATGCTCGCGGCCCAACCTGGGAGTGATCATGTGCGCGAGAACTTGCTGGCGATGCGGCGCGCCGGCGCAGAGATCCGCCTGGTTCCCGGCGTCGCCGAGGCCGAGGCGCGGGCGCGGCGTCTTTGGGCGCGCAGCGCTCCCGGCGAAGCGCCTTTCGTCCTTCCTGCTGGCGGAACCTCACCGCTCGGCAACCTCGCCTACATCAATGCAGCGCTCGAGCTCGCCGAGCAGGTTGGCGCGGGTCAGATGCCCGTGCCTGATGCCCTTTATGTGGCCATGGGGACGATGGGGTGTGTCGTGGGTCTTGCGATTGGCCTCAAGCTCGCGGGGCTGCGCACGAAGGTCGTCGCGGTGCGCGCGTCGAGCCCTGAGACCTCGAGCGAGGCGCGTCTATTTGCGCTGATCGATTCGACGGTCGCGTACGCCCGCGGGCTCGATCCGGCATTTCCGGCGGTGCGGCTCAGCCGCTCGGATGTCGAGATTGCCGGCGCGTATCTCGGGCGCGGTTATGCGCAACCCACGGCAGCGGGGCTTTCGGCGATCGCGCTTGCGCGGGAGACGGAGGGTTTGTCTCTCGAACCCACGTACACGGGCAAGGCGCTCGCGGCGCTGCTTGCAAGCGCGGAGGCGCTCCGCGGCAAGGTGGTGCTCTTTTGGAACACGCACAACGGGCGGCCGCTCCAAACCGACGGCGTCGATCCGCGCAGCTTGCCGTCCAGCTTCTGGCACTACTTCGAGCGTTGA
- a CDS encoding TolB family protein codes for MKTRRRRDLALIAVVASAAALGGMGSGCSSKNTSGSSGGGGQGGSSSGTSTGGGGEGGDFIGSGPNPDGPFADFPADAQIDPTLSSDVVTLFESNPGGAPGGPCLAEPPLEALVPTNWTPLRFEWVPPPGLNVFELKLRVENQTNELKIYTPQPLYTIPAEIWSQLTMHSAGRDVHVSLRGAQIEAGQIVAGPLMGAEGVVHIAPVAAPGAIVYWTSSGGTALKGFAIGDTNVKTVIEPKPVSADTGCVSCHTSSPDGALSFFTHDRPGIRAVTARKVDGTVGAPSEMQVSATALALLGRDHQAAPTLSSGHYTQNDAAAITVFVDPAVPGSQYQLVWTDLHATDPNTGWGVLPRAGDPRQPASPTWWHDGSTIAYTSSIGSGEGVISSITDADTAMDIYTVPYNNRQGGQAVPLPGASDPGYLEYYPVISPNDTLLAFNRFAPYKVNGVAWADSYDEPNAEVFVVRATGGEAVRVAANDPPACVGRPSPGITNSWPRWAPSAEVSNGKKYYWLTFSSKRRDGVTPQLFVSGVVTRFENGGEVIDATYPAVYVTSQVAQENNHTPAWDVFQIKPPK; via the coding sequence ATGAAAACGCGGCGTCGTCGTGATCTTGCTTTGATTGCCGTCGTGGCCTCCGCGGCCGCGCTCGGCGGGATGGGGAGCGGCTGCTCCTCGAAGAACACCTCGGGCTCGTCCGGGGGGGGCGGGCAAGGTGGGTCGTCCTCGGGCACGAGCACGGGCGGCGGAGGCGAGGGGGGCGACTTCATCGGCAGCGGCCCGAACCCGGATGGGCCGTTCGCGGATTTCCCGGCCGACGCCCAGATCGATCCGACGTTGAGCTCGGACGTGGTGACGCTCTTCGAATCCAACCCGGGAGGGGCTCCGGGGGGGCCTTGCCTGGCCGAGCCGCCCCTGGAGGCGCTCGTTCCGACGAACTGGACGCCACTGAGGTTCGAGTGGGTGCCGCCGCCGGGGCTGAACGTGTTCGAGCTCAAGCTGCGCGTGGAGAACCAGACGAACGAGCTGAAGATCTACACGCCGCAACCGCTCTACACGATTCCGGCCGAGATCTGGTCGCAGCTGACCATGCACAGCGCCGGGCGCGACGTGCACGTGAGCTTGCGGGGCGCGCAGATCGAGGCGGGGCAGATCGTGGCGGGGCCGCTCATGGGCGCAGAGGGCGTCGTGCACATCGCGCCCGTGGCTGCACCCGGGGCGATCGTTTACTGGACGAGCTCGGGCGGGACGGCGCTCAAGGGCTTCGCGATCGGCGACACGAATGTGAAGACGGTGATCGAGCCGAAGCCCGTGAGCGCAGACACGGGGTGCGTCTCGTGTCACACGTCGTCGCCGGACGGGGCGCTGTCCTTCTTCACGCACGACCGGCCCGGGATACGCGCGGTGACGGCGCGCAAGGTCGACGGGACGGTGGGAGCGCCTTCCGAAATGCAGGTCTCGGCGACAGCGCTGGCGCTGCTCGGACGAGACCATCAGGCAGCTCCGACGCTGTCGAGCGGGCATTACACGCAGAATGACGCGGCGGCGATCACGGTGTTCGTCGATCCGGCGGTGCCGGGGAGCCAGTATCAGCTCGTATGGACCGACCTGCACGCGACGGATCCGAATACGGGCTGGGGCGTGTTGCCGCGGGCCGGGGATCCGCGGCAGCCGGCATCGCCGACGTGGTGGCACGACGGGAGCACGATTGCGTATACGTCGTCGATCGGATCGGGAGAGGGCGTGATCTCGAGCATCACGGATGCGGACACGGCGATGGATATCTACACCGTTCCGTACAACAACCGGCAAGGCGGGCAGGCGGTGCCGCTGCCGGGGGCGAGCGATCCGGGCTACCTCGAGTATTACCCGGTGATCTCACCGAACGATACGCTGCTCGCGTTCAATCGGTTCGCGCCGTACAAGGTCAACGGGGTCGCCTGGGCGGACTCGTACGACGAGCCGAACGCGGAGGTGTTCGTGGTACGGGCAACGGGCGGAGAGGCGGTTCGCGTGGCGGCCAACGACCCGCCCGCATGCGTGGGGCGGCCTAGCCCGGGTATCACGAACTCGTGGCCGCGCTGGGCACCGAGCGCAGAGGTGTCCAATGGGAAGAAGTACTACTGGCTGACGTTCTCGTCGAAGCGCCGGGACGGGGTCACGCCGCAGCTATTCGTGAGCGGAGTGGTGACGAGGTTCGAGAATGGCGGGGAGGTGATCGATGCGACGTATCCGGCGGTCTATGTGACGTCGCAGGTGGCGCAGGAGAATAACCACACGCCGGCTTGGGACGTGTTCCAGATCAAGCCGCCGAAGTGA
- a CDS encoding DUF6789 family protein, whose translation MVARGRQQTTIAITGGALSGILGGIALSLYMLLATIARGADPWLAFKFASVAFYGDRALQHGFSADTVIWGILAHFAIAAGWGLLFGLLVFGASRGATVFAGVVWGFVVWIAMYHIVLPLAGLADIAQGSSAAGSIIAHIIFGVSLAIGFLPFQRPMGYSSTPLTTRSF comes from the coding sequence ATGGTAGCCAGAGGGCGACAGCAGACCACAATCGCGATCACGGGCGGTGCCCTGTCGGGCATCCTCGGAGGCATCGCCCTTTCGCTGTACATGTTGCTCGCGACCATCGCGCGCGGCGCGGATCCTTGGCTCGCGTTCAAGTTCGCCTCGGTCGCCTTTTATGGCGATCGGGCGCTGCAGCACGGCTTCTCGGCAGACACGGTCATCTGGGGCATCCTCGCGCACTTCGCAATCGCCGCCGGATGGGGCTTGCTCTTCGGCCTGCTCGTCTTCGGCGCCTCCCGCGGCGCCACCGTGTTTGCCGGCGTCGTCTGGGGGTTCGTCGTGTGGATCGCCATGTACCACATCGTGCTCCCACTCGCCGGACTGGCGGACATCGCGCAAGGTTCGTCCGCGGCGGGCTCGATCATCGCGCACATCATCTTCGGGGTGTCCCTCGCGATCGGCTTCCTGCCGTTCCAGCGCCCCATGGGGTATTCGAGCACGCCCCTCACGACGCGGTCTTTTTGA
- a CDS encoding Stp1/IreP family PP2C-type Ser/Thr phosphatase: MTLELTAQAATHVGRKRRRNEDSYLADPDLGLYVVADGMGGQAAGDVASRRAVEVFRDHVAERLDVLLRLAEDPTNEHRNAAQELITEAIQAACADLWRMAEADPKLRGMGTTFVCLAIAGERGVLGHVGDSRVYLLRHGVAHRLTEDHTLVAAQVKQGLMTKEQAKTSALRSVLTRAVGTQESVQVDTLLIDILPGDSFLLCSDGLYGYLEDEEIAPLLTNPSETLAESLVELANERGGRDNVTAIVVACRGDEAVTEHEALTKLDALRGIPLFSHLSYREQNEVLAISEMRNYEAGAEIVTEGEPGEDLYVVIRGRVAIEKDGVPIASLVAGGHFGEMGLVDDSRRSATVRAMEPVRAMIVTRTDMMNLMRRESVLAVKLLWSLVQTLSQRLRTVNAELTEARHELNAVQGTAPFTDS; the protein is encoded by the coding sequence ATGACCCTGGAGCTCACGGCGCAAGCCGCGACGCACGTTGGCCGCAAGCGGCGCCGCAACGAGGACAGCTACCTCGCCGATCCCGATCTCGGCCTGTACGTCGTGGCCGATGGCATGGGCGGCCAGGCGGCCGGGGATGTGGCCTCGCGCCGCGCCGTCGAGGTCTTCCGCGACCATGTCGCCGAGCGCCTCGATGTCCTCCTCCGTCTCGCCGAGGACCCGACCAACGAGCACCGCAACGCCGCGCAGGAACTCATCACCGAGGCCATCCAGGCCGCGTGCGCCGATCTCTGGCGCATGGCCGAGGCGGATCCGAAGCTGCGGGGCATGGGCACCACGTTCGTCTGCCTCGCGATCGCGGGCGAGCGCGGCGTGCTCGGGCACGTGGGCGACAGCCGCGTCTACCTGCTCCGCCACGGGGTTGCCCATCGGCTCACCGAGGATCACACCCTCGTCGCCGCGCAGGTCAAGCAGGGCCTGATGACCAAGGAGCAGGCCAAGACGAGCGCGCTGCGCAGCGTGCTCACGCGGGCCGTGGGGACGCAGGAGTCCGTGCAGGTCGATACCCTGCTCATCGACATCCTCCCCGGCGACAGCTTCCTCCTCTGCAGCGACGGCCTGTACGGCTACCTCGAGGACGAGGAGATCGCGCCGCTGCTCACCAACCCGTCCGAGACGCTCGCCGAATCGCTCGTGGAGCTCGCGAACGAGCGCGGCGGTCGTGACAACGTGACGGCCATCGTCGTCGCGTGTCGGGGGGACGAGGCGGTCACCGAGCACGAGGCGCTCACCAAGCTCGACGCGCTGCGCGGCATCCCGCTCTTCTCGCACCTCAGCTATCGCGAGCAGAACGAGGTGCTCGCCATCTCCGAGATGCGCAACTACGAAGCCGGCGCCGAGATCGTGACCGAGGGCGAGCCCGGCGAGGATCTCTACGTGGTGATCCGCGGCCGGGTGGCGATCGAAAAGGACGGCGTCCCGATCGCGTCGCTCGTCGCGGGCGGGCATTTCGGCGAAATGGGCCTCGTCGACGATTCGCGCCGCTCGGCCACGGTGCGGGCCATGGAGCCGGTGCGCGCGATGATCGTCACGCGGACCGACATGATGAACCTCATGCGTCGCGAGTCCGTGCTCGCCGTGAAGCTGCTCTGGAGCCTCGTGCAGACGCTATCGCAGCGCCTGCGCACGGTGAACGCCGAGCTCACCGAAGCGCGACACGAGCTGAACGCCGTTCAAGGCACCGCGCCGTTCACGGACTCCTAG